One stretch of Scophthalmus maximus strain ysfricsl-2021 chromosome 12, ASM2237912v1, whole genome shotgun sequence DNA includes these proteins:
- the LOC118317357 gene encoding probable tRNA N6-adenosine threonylcarbamoyltransferase translates to MTVVIGFEGSANKIGIGIIRDGEVLSNPRRTYITPPGQGFMPSDTARHHRAVILTVLKEALEQAGLKPADVDCVAYTKGPGMGAPLVTVALVARTVAQLWGKPLLGVNHCIGHIEMGRLITKANNPTVLYVSGGNTQVIAYSERRYRIFGETIDIAVGNCLDRFARVIKISNDPSPGYNIEQMAKKGSQYMELPYTVKGMDVSFSGILSYIEEAANKMLSSGQCTAEDLCFSLQETVFAMLVEITERAMAHCGSQEVLIVGGVGCNLRLQEMMGVMCDERGAKLFATDERFCIDNGAMIAQAGWEMFRSGQVTELEDSWITQRYRTDEVEVTWRD, encoded by the exons ATGACTGTAGTAATTGGGTTTGAAGGCAGTGCCAATAAGATCGGTATAGGAATCATCAGGGACGGTGAAGTTCTCTCCAATCCCAGACGGACTTACATCACACCCCCTGGTCAAG GATTCATGCCGAGCGACACAGCCAGGCACCACCGTGCTGTCATACTGACTGTCCTGAAGGAGGCACTGGAACAAGCAGGCCTGAAGCCTGCGGACGTTGACTGTGTGGCGTACACCAAAG GTCCTGGTATGGGTGCCCCCTTGGTCACGGTGGCTCTGGTGGCTCGTACAGTTGCGCAGCTCTGGGGGAAGCCGCTCCTCGGTGTCAATCACTGTATCGGACACATAGAGATGGGCCGACTCATCACCAAAGCCAACAACCCCACCGTGCTGTATGTTAGTGGGGGGAACACACAG GTCATTGCATACTCAGAGAGGCGATACAGAATATTTGGGGAGACCATCGACATTGCTGTCGGCAACTGTTTGGATAGGTTTGCCAGAGTTATAAAG ATTTCCAATGACCCCAGTCCAGGCTACAACATAGAGCAGATGGCCAAGAA AGGTAGTCAGTACATGGAGTTACCATATACTGTCAAAGGGATGGACGTCTCATTCTCTGGGATTTTATCCTACATTGAG gaaGCTGCTAATAAGATGCTCAGCTCTGGTCAATGTACAGCAGAGGACCTGTGTTTCTCACTGCAG GAGACGGTGTTCGCCATGCTGGTGGAGATCACGGAGAGGGCCATGGCTCACTGCGGCTCCCAAGAGGTCCTCATCGTCGGGGGCGTTGGCT GTAACCTGCGTCTGCAGGAGATGATGGGGGTGATGTGTGATGAGCGAGGAGCCAAGCTGTTTGCCACGGACGAACG ATTCTGCATAGACAACGGAGCTATGATTGCTCAAGCCGGCTGGGAGATGTTCAGGTCCGGTCAGGTGACAGAGCTGGAAGACTCGTGGATCACACAAAG GTACAGAACAGATGAAGTTGAGGTGACGTGGAGAGACTGA
- the LOC118317331 gene encoding zinc finger protein ZFP2-like isoform X1: protein MMETADGRSQVENTDVFLPLSSLRLLIPPLRLLSAAMWQVAQRRDVLDYEKLEEFVSLVTATVPDLLTPKQRGKLLLRLRSRIILELCRNEETANVLCVESHLERIRPQGHTGSGDAEVDAEEAIFMELIQTLLKDPAEREHFYQEVFPTEYGLSYDTDMQLLVWEFLSKLEKLLPVPDLGQTVLWLTSAPSVLRDCLQALSNPDDLRSLLQHHKSLERLGAQGTTVEMSTQVFACSECPFFHMQESYLLQHIEHSHPENYSKFQKAAETAEAPRKRVRCPEFPKPFPIHDRPDPHMCRECGKTFTRASDVTRHQRTHTGERPYTCGECKKGFKNSWDLTRHQRIHTGERPFLCSQCGKRFTQMGLLKLHFERTACGQKCNPPLDLTTEVVVAEETSEKGGGQYKCQKCGESFRSILERLRHRQGHVVRRQYKCSQCEKIYGRASDLKRHQMNHTGERPFSCECGKGFTHVWLLNKHQQIHTRERPYPCAECGKSFTQLQILNRHLLTHNGQRPFQCSYCEKGFTQLASLTRHERIHTGERPYVCVTCEKTFLTHGELGRHQRSHSNFRPFSCSQCPKSFKTKRAQSEHLNTHTGERPFVCARCGKSFAKSTSLVRHNLTHTGERPHQCSQCGKTFLTSGELLLHKRIHTGERPYPCSYCERRFRCSSDLNMHTRTHTGEKPHSCLLCKKGFSTSTRLKRHMRTHTEKGAIVESFHL from the exons ATGATGGAAACCGCTGACGGCCGCTCTCAGGTGGAAAACACAG ATGTATTCCTGCCCCTGTCATCGCTGCGGCTGCTGATCCCCCCCCTGCGGCTGCTCTCTGCGGCGATGTGGCAGGTGGCCCAGCGGCGAGACGTTCTCGATTACGAAAAGCTGGAGGAGTTTGTGTCACTGGTGACGGCCACCGTTCCCGACCTGCTCACTCCGAAGCAACGGGGCAAACTGCTGCTCCGACTGCGATCGCGG attATTCTTGAGCTGTGTAGAAATGAGGAAACGGCCAACGTGTTGTGTGTAGAGTCTCACCTAGAACGAATCCGCCCACAAGGACACACAGGG AGTGGAGATGCAGAGGTGGACGCAGAGGAGGCCATTTTCATGGAGCTCATCCAAACTCTCCTCAAAGACCCAGCGGAGCGGGAGCATTTTTACCAG GAGGTCTTTCCAACAGAATACGGCCTCAGCTATGACACAGACATGCAGCTGCTCGTTTGGGAGTTTCTCTCCAAACTGGAGAAACTCCTGCCAGTGCCAGACCTCGGTCAG ACAGTTTTGTGGTTGACCTCTGCCCCCTCCGTACTGAGAGACTGCCTGCAGGCGCTCTCCAACCCTGATGACCTGAGGTCTCTCTTGCAACACCATAAAAGCCTAGAACGCCTTGGCgcacaag gTACCACTGTGGAGATGTCCACCCAGGTCTTTGCCTGCTCCGAGTGTCCGTTCTTCCACATGCAGGAGTCCTACCTGCTGCAGCACATCGAGCACAGTCACCCAGAGAACTACAGCAAATTCCAGAAGGCCGCGGAGACCGCAGAGGCCCCCAGGAAGAGGGTCCGGTGCCCCGAGTTCCCAAAGCCATTCCCCATCCACGACAGGCCTGACCCTCACATGTGCCGGGAATGTGGCAAAACTTTCACCCGCGCCTCAGACGTGACTCGTCACCAGCGGACGCACACGGGCGAGCGCCCATACACCTGCGGGGAATGCAAGAAGGGGTTCAAGAACTCGTGGGATCTGACCAGACATCAGCGCATTCACACCGGAGAGCGACCCTTCCTCTGCTCCCAGTGTGGCAAACGGTTCACGCAGATGGGTCTGCTCAAACTGCACTTTGAGCGGACCGCCTGCGGCCAGAAGTGCAACCCTCCGCTAGACTTAACCACAGAGGTTGTCGTAGCAGAGGAGACTTCAGAGAAAGGCGGCGGCCAGtacaaatgtcagaaatgtggCGAGAGCTTCAGGAGCATCCTGGAGCGGCTGAGGCACAGGCAGGGCCATGTGGTGCGGCGTCAGTACAAATGCTCTCAGTGTGAGAAGATCTATGGCCGAGCGTCAGATTTGAAGAGACACCAGATGAATCACACCGGTGAGCGGCCGTTTTCCTGTGAGTGCGGCAAAGGCTTCACACATGTGTGGCTCCTGAATAAGCACCAGCAGATCCACACCAGGGAGCGGCCGTACCCGTGTGCCGAGTGTGGGAAGAGCTTCACGCAGCTTCAGATACTTAACAGGCACCTGTTGACCCACAATGGTCAGCGACCTTTCCAGTGCTCCTACTGTGAGAAGGGCTTCACCCAGCTGGCCAGCCTCACACGCCACGAGAGAATCCACACAGGTGAGCGGCCATACGTCTGCGTCACCTGCGAGAAGACATTCCTCACACACGGAGAGCTGGGCAGACATCAGCGCAGCCACAGCAACTTTAGGCCCTTCAGTTGCTCCCAGTGCCCCAAGAGCTTTAAGACCAAGCGTGCGCAGAGCGAACACCTCAACACGCACACCGGCGAGCGTCcatttgtgtgcgcgcgctgtgGGAAGAGTTTCGCCAAGTCGACCTCCCTCGTGCGGCACAATCTGACACACACAGGCGAGCGGCCCCACCAGTGCTCCCAGTGCGGAAAGACCTTCCTCACGTCTGGTGAGCTGCTCCTGCACAAACGGATCCACACGGGAGAAAGGCCTTATCCCTGCTCCTACTGCGAGAGGAGGTTCAGGTGCTCGTCCGACCTCAACATGCACACCCGAACACACACTGGGGAGAAGCCGCACAGCTGCCTGCTCTGTAAGAAGGGCTTCTCTACGTCTACGAGGCTGAAGagacacatgcgcacacacacggagaaggGCGCCATTGTGGAATCATTTCATCTTTGA
- the si:ch211-214j24.10 gene encoding uncharacterized protein si:ch211-214j24.10 — translation MHIKTGTWEASNTVCESDTLCDPAVLVSATNSEPHIRNRRLSPGSGNCGGGGGGCISGGDQQPRQLSPEGDLIGPVHTHGFTYRREKERKGQQHKGRSLRRESQKGVSRVSERPPKVNQKERWVEDSLSLLKPPPAFPVQDSPAKLQPAVSYASKVKAGAAGGALEEDRPLIGVLLQNQWGLSFISEARPVTEGSGPHPVANALAPQPTDAKQSEDLQVDTVVTAQAPEQTPIPVTTSVNPNTRPGVDESNGKLLLSCRHLVEALNYHNREWNSMCNRQKKDPKRIVWYKDAQEHPA, via the exons ATGCATATCAAAACAG GTACATGGGAAGCCAgcaacactgtgtgtgagtcCGATACCCTGTGCGATCCAGCCGTCCTTGTTTCAGCCACTAACTCCGAGCCGCACATCCGAAACCGCCGTCTGTCCCCCGGCTCAGGAAACTGcggaggtggtgggggtggtTGCATCTCTGGAGGTGACCAGCAGCCCCGACAGCTTTCACCCGAGGGTGACCTGATTGGACCCGTTCACACACACGGCTTCACCTACCGCAGGGAAAAAGAGCGGAAGGGTCAGCAGCACAAAGGGCGCAGCCTCCGCAGGGAAAGTCAGAAGGGAGTCAGCCGAGTGAGCGAGCGGCCACCAAAGGTTAACCAAAAGGAGAGGTGGGTGGAGGACAGTCTGTCACTGCTCAAACCCCCGCCTGCCTTCCCAGTGCAGGACAGCCCCGCAAAGCTGCAGCCCGCTGTCAGCTACGCTTCCAAGGTGAAAGCGGGCGCAGCAGGTGGCGCGCTGGAGGAGGATCGCCCCCTCATCGGTGTGCTGCTCCAGAACCAGTGGGGCCTCAGTTTCATCAGCGAGGCGAGGCCGGTCACAGAGGGCTCCGGCCCTCACCCCGTTGCCAACGCCCTCGCACCTCAGCCCACAGACGCTAAACAGTCAGAGGACCTACAGGTTGACACAGTTGTCACAGCCCAGGCCCCTGAACAAACACCAATTCCAGTCACTACCTCTGTCAACCCAAACACGCGCCCCGGAGTGGATGAGAGCAACGGGAAGCTGTTGCTAAGCTGTCGCCATCTAGTGGAGGCTTTGAACTATCACAATAGAG aATGGAATTCTATGtgtaacagacagaaaaaag atccTAAAAGGATCGTCTGGTACAAGGACGCCCAGGAGCACCCAGCTTAG
- the LOC118317331 gene encoding zinc finger protein ZFP2-like isoform X2, whose amino-acid sequence MWQVAQRRDVLDYEKLEEFVSLVTATVPDLLTPKQRGKLLLRLRSRIILELCRNEETANVLCVESHLERIRPQGHTGSGDAEVDAEEAIFMELIQTLLKDPAEREHFYQEVFPTEYGLSYDTDMQLLVWEFLSKLEKLLPVPDLGQTVLWLTSAPSVLRDCLQALSNPDDLRSLLQHHKSLERLGAQGTTVEMSTQVFACSECPFFHMQESYLLQHIEHSHPENYSKFQKAAETAEAPRKRVRCPEFPKPFPIHDRPDPHMCRECGKTFTRASDVTRHQRTHTGERPYTCGECKKGFKNSWDLTRHQRIHTGERPFLCSQCGKRFTQMGLLKLHFERTACGQKCNPPLDLTTEVVVAEETSEKGGGQYKCQKCGESFRSILERLRHRQGHVVRRQYKCSQCEKIYGRASDLKRHQMNHTGERPFSCECGKGFTHVWLLNKHQQIHTRERPYPCAECGKSFTQLQILNRHLLTHNGQRPFQCSYCEKGFTQLASLTRHERIHTGERPYVCVTCEKTFLTHGELGRHQRSHSNFRPFSCSQCPKSFKTKRAQSEHLNTHTGERPFVCARCGKSFAKSTSLVRHNLTHTGERPHQCSQCGKTFLTSGELLLHKRIHTGERPYPCSYCERRFRCSSDLNMHTRTHTGEKPHSCLLCKKGFSTSTRLKRHMRTHTEKGAIVESFHL is encoded by the exons ATGTGGCAGGTGGCCCAGCGGCGAGACGTTCTCGATTACGAAAAGCTGGAGGAGTTTGTGTCACTGGTGACGGCCACCGTTCCCGACCTGCTCACTCCGAAGCAACGGGGCAAACTGCTGCTCCGACTGCGATCGCGG attATTCTTGAGCTGTGTAGAAATGAGGAAACGGCCAACGTGTTGTGTGTAGAGTCTCACCTAGAACGAATCCGCCCACAAGGACACACAGGG AGTGGAGATGCAGAGGTGGACGCAGAGGAGGCCATTTTCATGGAGCTCATCCAAACTCTCCTCAAAGACCCAGCGGAGCGGGAGCATTTTTACCAG GAGGTCTTTCCAACAGAATACGGCCTCAGCTATGACACAGACATGCAGCTGCTCGTTTGGGAGTTTCTCTCCAAACTGGAGAAACTCCTGCCAGTGCCAGACCTCGGTCAG ACAGTTTTGTGGTTGACCTCTGCCCCCTCCGTACTGAGAGACTGCCTGCAGGCGCTCTCCAACCCTGATGACCTGAGGTCTCTCTTGCAACACCATAAAAGCCTAGAACGCCTTGGCgcacaag gTACCACTGTGGAGATGTCCACCCAGGTCTTTGCCTGCTCCGAGTGTCCGTTCTTCCACATGCAGGAGTCCTACCTGCTGCAGCACATCGAGCACAGTCACCCAGAGAACTACAGCAAATTCCAGAAGGCCGCGGAGACCGCAGAGGCCCCCAGGAAGAGGGTCCGGTGCCCCGAGTTCCCAAAGCCATTCCCCATCCACGACAGGCCTGACCCTCACATGTGCCGGGAATGTGGCAAAACTTTCACCCGCGCCTCAGACGTGACTCGTCACCAGCGGACGCACACGGGCGAGCGCCCATACACCTGCGGGGAATGCAAGAAGGGGTTCAAGAACTCGTGGGATCTGACCAGACATCAGCGCATTCACACCGGAGAGCGACCCTTCCTCTGCTCCCAGTGTGGCAAACGGTTCACGCAGATGGGTCTGCTCAAACTGCACTTTGAGCGGACCGCCTGCGGCCAGAAGTGCAACCCTCCGCTAGACTTAACCACAGAGGTTGTCGTAGCAGAGGAGACTTCAGAGAAAGGCGGCGGCCAGtacaaatgtcagaaatgtggCGAGAGCTTCAGGAGCATCCTGGAGCGGCTGAGGCACAGGCAGGGCCATGTGGTGCGGCGTCAGTACAAATGCTCTCAGTGTGAGAAGATCTATGGCCGAGCGTCAGATTTGAAGAGACACCAGATGAATCACACCGGTGAGCGGCCGTTTTCCTGTGAGTGCGGCAAAGGCTTCACACATGTGTGGCTCCTGAATAAGCACCAGCAGATCCACACCAGGGAGCGGCCGTACCCGTGTGCCGAGTGTGGGAAGAGCTTCACGCAGCTTCAGATACTTAACAGGCACCTGTTGACCCACAATGGTCAGCGACCTTTCCAGTGCTCCTACTGTGAGAAGGGCTTCACCCAGCTGGCCAGCCTCACACGCCACGAGAGAATCCACACAGGTGAGCGGCCATACGTCTGCGTCACCTGCGAGAAGACATTCCTCACACACGGAGAGCTGGGCAGACATCAGCGCAGCCACAGCAACTTTAGGCCCTTCAGTTGCTCCCAGTGCCCCAAGAGCTTTAAGACCAAGCGTGCGCAGAGCGAACACCTCAACACGCACACCGGCGAGCGTCcatttgtgtgcgcgcgctgtgGGAAGAGTTTCGCCAAGTCGACCTCCCTCGTGCGGCACAATCTGACACACACAGGCGAGCGGCCCCACCAGTGCTCCCAGTGCGGAAAGACCTTCCTCACGTCTGGTGAGCTGCTCCTGCACAAACGGATCCACACGGGAGAAAGGCCTTATCCCTGCTCCTACTGCGAGAGGAGGTTCAGGTGCTCGTCCGACCTCAACATGCACACCCGAACACACACTGGGGAGAAGCCGCACAGCTGCCTGCTCTGTAAGAAGGGCTTCTCTACGTCTACGAGGCTGAAGagacacatgcgcacacacacggagaaggGCGCCATTGTGGAATCATTTCATCTTTGA
- the apex1 gene encoding DNA-(apurinic or apyrimidinic site) endonuclease, whose amino-acid sequence MKRGKKAEEVAAEEAAADGESDTGSATPKKTKKAKEPEAPILYEDPPDKMTSKDGRDANMKITSWNVDGLRAWVKKKGLDWVREEAPDVLCLQETKCADKDLPADITSMPEYPHKYWAASDEKGGYSGVAMLCKTEPLKVTYGIGKEEHDKEGRVITAEFPSFYLVTAYVPNSGRGLVRLDYRKTWDEDFRSYLSELDMQKPLVLCGDLNVAHQEIDLKNAKGNKKNAGFTPEEREGFSQLLEAGFTDSFRELYPEQANAYSFWTYMMNSRAKNVGWRLDYFVLSSSLLPGLCDSKIRNQALGSDHCPITLHITV is encoded by the exons ATGAAGCGAGGCAAGAAGGCAGAGGAGGTGGCTGCAGAGGAGGCGGCTGCAGATGGGGAAAGTGACACCGGCTCTG CTactccaaagaaaacaaagaaagccAAGGAGCCAGAGGCCCCGATATTGTACGAGGATCCTCCTGACAAAATGACCAGCAAAGACGGACGGGACGCTAACATGAAGATCACTTCCTGGAATGTCGACGGACTGAGGGCCTGGGTGAAAAAGAAGGGCCTGGAT TGGGTGCGCGAAGAGGCTCCGGATGTTTTGTGCCTGCAAGAGACCAAGTGTGCGGACAAAGACCTCCCTGCCGACATCACCTCGATGCCCGAGTACCCACACAAGTACTGGGCCGCCTCAGATGAGAAGGGGGGTTACAGCGGTGTGGCTATGCTCTGCAAGACCGAACCCCTCAAGGTGACCTATGGTATCG GCAAAGAGGAGCACGACAAGGAAGGCCGCGTCATCACTGCAGAGTTCCCCAGCTTCTACCTGGTGACCGCCTACGTGCCAAATTCCGGCAGAGGCCTTGTGCGCCTAGATTACCGCAAAACCTGGGACGAGGACTTCAGGTCGTACCTGAGCGAGCTCGACATGCAAAAGCCCCTGGTGCTGTGCGGTGACCTCAACGTTGCACACCAGGAGATCGACCTGAAGAACGCCAAGGGGAACAAGAAAAATGCGGGCTTCACCCCCGAGGAGCGCGAGGGCTTCAGCCAGCTGCTGGAGGCCGGTTTCACCGACAGCTTCCGCGAGCTCTACCCCGAGCAGGCCAACGCCTACAGCTTCTGGACCTACATGATGAACTCCCGCGCAAAGAATGTGGGCTGGAGGCTCGATTACTTCGTGCTGTCGTCCTCCCTGCTGCCGGGCCTGTGCGACAGCAAGATCCGCAACCAGGCGTTGGGAAGCGACCACTGCCCCATCACTCTGCACATCACCGTGTAG